Proteins from a single region of Argopecten irradians isolate NY chromosome 7, Ai_NY, whole genome shotgun sequence:
- the LOC138327068 gene encoding uncharacterized protein, which produces MEYASCIWNPMLLKDKIVIENVQRRATKRLNGLTNLSYEQRLRSLGLPSLEYRRKRSDLIQMFKIINNIDKVDKDKLFTMSPITFTRGHSKKILKPVSRLEVTKHGFNSRIVDIWNSLPENVVSAKSVNSFKSRLNQH; this is translated from the coding sequence ATGGAATATGCATCCTGCATTTGGAACCCTATGTTACTTAAGGATAAAATTGTGATCGAGAATGTCCAGAGGAGAGCGACCAAAAGATTAAATGGATTAACCAACTTATCCTACGAACAGCGTCTAAGATCCTTAGGACTACCAAGCCTTGAGTATAGGAGAAAACGTTCCGATCTCATACAAATGTTCAAGATTATCAACAACATTGATAAAGTCGACAAAgataaattgtttacaatgtctCCCATCACCTTCACAAGAGGTCACTCTAAAAAGATCTTGAAGCCAGTATCCAGACTAGAAGTAACCAAACATGGGTTTAACAGCAGAATTGTAGATATATGGAACAGTTTGCCAGAAAACGTAGTGTCTGCAAAGTCTGTGAACTCCTTTAAATCGCGCCTTAACCAGCACTGA